From one Culex quinquefasciatus strain JHB chromosome 3, VPISU_Cqui_1.0_pri_paternal, whole genome shotgun sequence genomic stretch:
- the LOC6042793 gene encoding LOW QUALITY PROTEIN: cell division cycle protein 27 homolog (The sequence of the model RefSeq protein was modified relative to this genomic sequence to represent the inferred CDS: inserted 3 bases in 2 codons): MIVQEPVQAAIWHCLNHYDYQDAIFLAERLCAEVESEESLFLLATCYYRAGQKHQAHWLLSTKSVRSTQCRFLLSKCAFDLKQYSEAEHTLINDDHLRARHLDEVAKEFGEIGCFALELLSKICLKTEQAKLANDASRRAVKLNPFMWQSFADLCNRGEKPDPAAVFQLSSTDVFATSQAPHPALNSSVMWFGNAGSGGXGGGGGGGTLLEESLIGGGLGGHPSTPIDQVSQCLIQNIINTPNNPPQQQPQSHQQSSIASFRTASSTMATGGNLSDEQTPNADIGTPFRKQQFKYLTALSPTTPSFGVLPIMHSPATIGDQSALITPSPQQLSTATGGTFQQIGGSAAAIGGSQQSQQIIPESEQQKMALLSSNKKLRGHHNLGTMGNIINRKNDATAATMLLQSQSANTKPILFSQTGNQLPTPRTPNTTGGALQAQNVRRSSRLFSNSNYSVKENTKSPQLNNKFVAPRSPPRKSKQRISKNLNSSTNSLLENVVERKGSTDGKEKIETITSNETLSEKVLFNNSINSAQKMAQHVLAMKKQSADGLMTLLRELGQGYLRLQSYDCDKAIDAFSNVSPHHYTSSWVQSMIALAYHEQRDYESAVNIFREIHEREPHRLQYMEIYSTDLWHLQKDVVLSALAQDLMAQDKNSPITWCVAGNCFSAHKEHETAIKFFFRAIQVDEDFPYSYTLLGHELVMTEELEKALSMYRYAILRDPRHYNAWFGIGTIFSKQERYELAELHYRKALAINPRNSVIMVHIGATQFFLRKMDQALRTLNAAIALDPKNPLCKFHRGSMYFTMGRYQEALRELEELKQIVPKEAVVYYVMGKIYKKLGNVDLALMHLSWATDLGSXGANNQIKDNFDSIMRTQDGTAATTTSAAEGTDEDGAEAGASTGQGLNEADIGSSSADPDYSIGGEQASSDDSTAAATNARNESLDVISGNLYDSDSY, from the exons GCCGCAATATGGCACTGCCTGAACCATTACGACTACCAGGATGCCATCTTCCTGGCGGAACGCCTCTGTGCGGAAG TGGAATCCGAGGAGAGTCTGTTCCTGTTGGCGACCTGCTACTACCGGGCCGGCCAGAAACACCAGGCCCACTGGCTGCTGTCGACGAAGAGCGTCCGCTCGACGCAGTGCCGGTTCCTGCTGTCCAAGTGTGCCTTCGATCTGAAGCA ATATTCCGAGGCGGAGCACACGCTGATCAACGATGACCACCTGCGGGCTCGGCACCTGGACGAGGTCGCGAAGGAGTTTGGCGAGATTGGTTGCTTCGCGTTGGAGCTGCTGTCGAAGATTTGTCTCAAGACTGAGCAGGCAAAGCTGGCGAACGATGCCAGCCGGAGGGCGGTCAAGCTGAACCCGTTTATGTGGCAATCGTTTGCCGATCTGTGCAACCGGGGTGAAAAGCCCGACCCGGCCGCGGTCTTCCAGCTGTCCAGTACGGATGTATTTGCGACTAGCCAAGCGCCTCATCCGGCACTCAACTCGTCGGTCATGTGGTTCGGGAATGCTGGCAGCGGtgg gggaggaggaggaggaggagggacaTTACTGGAAGAGTCACTTATTGGAGGTGGCCTTGGCGGTCATCCGTCTACGCCGATCGATCAGGTTTCACAGTGTCTGATTCAGAACATTATCAATACACCAAATAATCCTCCACAACAGCAACCTCAGTCCCATCAGCAGAGCAGTATAGCTAGCTTCCGGACGGCATCGTCGACGATGGCCACCGGAGGGAATCTCAGTGACGAGCAGACGCCAAACGCGGACATCGGAACGCCCTTCCGAAAGCAGCAGTTCAAATATCTGACCGCGTTGAGTCCGACGACACCCAGCTTTGGCGTGCTTCCAATCATGCATAGTCCGGCGACAATCGGAGATCAGTCGGCACTCATAACCCCCTCGCCGCAGCAGCTATCCACGGCCACCGGTGGAACCTTCCAGCAGATCGGAGGATCGGCAGCGGCGATAGGCGGCAGTCAACAGTCGCAGCAAATTATTCCCGAAAGCGAACAGCAAAAAATGGCTCTGCTGAGCAGCAACAAGAAGCTGCGTGGCCATCACAACCTCGGAACGATGGGCAACATCATCAACCGGAAGAACGACGCGACGGCGGCGACGATGCTGCTGCAGTCGCAAAGTGCAAACACCAAACCGATCTTGTTTAGCCAAACCGGCAACCAGCTGCCGACGCCGCGGACACCCAACACGACGGGTGGAGCCCTCCAGGCGCAGAATGTCCGCCGAAGCTCGCGCCTCTTCAGCAACAGCAACTATTCCGTCAAGGAGAACACCAAAAGCCCCCAACTCAACAACAAATTCGTTGCGCCCAGGTCACCTCCTCGCAAGTCCAAACAGCGCATCTCCAAAAACCTCAACAGCAGCACCAACAGTCTGCTGGAGAACGTCGTCGAGCGGAAAGGGTCAACCGACGGCAAAGAAAAAATTGAAACCATTACGTCGAACGAGACGCTCAGCGAGAAGGTCCTGTTCAACAACAGCATCAACAGTGCCCAAAAGATGGCCCAGCACGTGCTGGCCATGAAGAAGCAGAGTGCCGACGGACTGATGACCCTCCTTCGAGAACTCGGCCAGGGCTACCTCCGACTGCAGAGTTACGACTGCGACAAGGCCATCGATGCCTTCTCCAACGTGTCCCCCCATCACTACACCAGCAGCTGGGTCCAAAGTATGATCGCCCTGGCGTACCACGAGCAGCGTGACTACGAGTCGGCCGTCAACATCTTCCGGGAGATTCACGAGCGCGAACCGCACCGGCTGCAGTACATGGAGATTTACAGCACGGACCTGTGGCACCTGCAGAAGGACGTGGTGCTGTCGGCGCTGGCCCAAGATCTGATGGCCCAGGACAAGAACTCGCCCATCACGTGGTGCGTGGCCGGGAACTGCTTTTCCGCCCACAAGGAGCACGAGACGGCCATCAAGTTCTTCTTTCGTGCAATACAG GTGGACGAGGACTTCCCGTACAGCTACACCCTGCTCGGCCATGAGTTGGTCATGACAGAGGAGCTGGAAAAGGCACTGTCGATGTACCGGTACGCGATCCTGCGCGATCCCCGTCACTACAACGCGTGGTTCGGCATCGGAACGATCTTTAGCAAGCAGGAGCGATACGAGCTGGCCGAGTTGCACTACCGGAAGGCGTTGGCCATCAACCCGCGGAATTCGGTCATTATGGTGCACATCGGAGCGACGCAGTTCTTCCTGCGCAAAATGGACCAGGCGCTGCGGACGCTGAACGCGGCCATCGCCCTCGATCCGAAGAATCCGCTGTGCAAGTTCCACCGGGGGTCGATGTACTTTACGATGGGTCGCTACCAGGAGGCGCTCCGGGAGTTAGAAGAGCTGAAGCAAATCGTGCCAAAGGAAGCCGTCGTGTACTACGTCATGGGCAAGATCTACAAAAAGCTGGGCAACGTCGACCTGGCCCTGATGCATCTCAGCTGGGCAACCGATCTCGGCT AAGGAGCCAACAACCAGATCAAGGACAACTTTGATTCGATCATGCGAACGCAGGACGGAACGGctgcgacgacgacgtcggCGGCGGAAGGAACCGACGAGGATGGGGCGGAAGCAGGCGCAAGCACCGGCCAAGGACTGAACGAGGCGGACATTGGTAGCAGCAGTGCGGACCCGGACTATTCGATCGGCGGAGAGCAGGCCTCTAGCGACGACTCGACGGCTGCGGCGACCAACGCACGGAACGAGTCCCTCGACGTAATTAGCGGTAATCTGTACGACAGCGATagttactaa